The region AGGTGGCCGTTATAAAAATGACCCTAAATTAGTGCAAATTCTTGCTGAAGAATCAGCTGGCGCCGTAGCTTGGCTTGAGTCTTTAGGTGCCAACATGGACGACTTAAAACGTTCTGGTGGTGCTCGAGTTGAAAGAACCCATCGTCCATCAGGCGGTGCGTCAGTTGGACCACACATTATTGATACTTTACGTAAAGCTGCAATTGAACGTGATATTGAAGTACGTGTTAACTCACGTGTTGAGAAAGTTGTGTTAAATGATGATAAATCAATTGCTGGCGTTGTTGTTCACGGCCGTCACAGTGGTTACAACATGGTGGCTGCAGATTCTGTCGTGCTTGCTACTGGTGGTTATGGCATGAATAAACAAATGGTGGCTTACTATCGTCCTACAATGAAAGACATGACCAGTTCAAACAACGTTACTGCAACCGGTGATGGTGTATTACTTGCCAAAGAAATTGGCGCTTCAATGACTGATATTGATTGGGTTCAAGCTCACCCAACAATCGGTAAAGACAGCCGTATCTTAATTTCTGAAACTGTTCGTGGTGTGGGCGCGATTATGGTGAACACCGATGGCCAACGCTTTATTAGTGAACTAACCACCCGTGACCGCGCGTCTGATGCGATTTTAAAGCAGAAAGATCAATATGCTTGGTTAGTTTTTGATGAGCAATTGGTGGAGAAAAAGAAAATGGTACGCGGCTACGAACATTTAGGTATGTTAAGTAAAGCGAACACCATTGAAGAGTTAGCTAAAATCACTGGCATGAGCCAACTATCTAAAACAGCTGCAGATTACAACAAGTATCAAGCTGCGGGTAAAGATGACGCATTCGGTCGTGAAGATATGCCAATTAACTTAAGCAAAGCTCCATTCTACGCAGTTAAAGTTGCCCCTGGTATCCATCACACTATGGGTGGTGTTGCTGTGGATACTGATGCAAACGTACTTAACTTACAAAGCTGGAAAATGGACGGTTTATTTGCAGCAGGTGAGGTGACAGGTGGTTTACATGGTCACAACCGTTTAGGTGGTAACGCGATTGCTGAAACTGTAGTGTTCGGGCGTAAAGCCGGTGAGAATGCTGCTAAACACGCACTAGAAAAGAAGTAAACCTTAGATAAATTTTCATCATCCCTGATATCCCCAAAGGCCAAGTCTCATCAGCTTGGCCTTTTTTTGTACCTTAATAACTAATTAGGCAGATATAACTACTTTGATATAATTGAATAAGGGATCTGCAGACAAAAAAAACCAAGCCCTTGGCTTGGTTTTTATCAGTTTTGAAATTTAACAGTTATAAACTGACAACATCAAAAGTCACGTTAGGATTAACGTCTGCATCATAATCAATACCGTCAATTCCGAAACCAAATAGTTTCAAGAACTCTTCTTTATATTCATTATAATCTGTCAGCTCTGCTAGGTTTTCTGTAGTCACATCAGCCCACAGTTCACGACAATGCTTCTGAATTTCTTCGCGTAATTCCCAATCATCTAGGCGAAGACGGTTTTCTGAATCTGTTTCTGCAGCTTGTCCATCAGCGCGAAATAATCGCTCGCTGAACATGCGGTAAATTTGATCCATGCAGCCTTCATGAACACCTTCTTCACGCATTTTCTTAAAGACCATCGCGATATATAAAGGCATGACTGGAATAGCTGAACTTGCTTGAGTAACGACACTCTTAAGCACTGCAACGTTTGCTGAACCACCAGTCTTTGCTAATTTCTCATCTAAGGCATGTGCAGCGCGATCTAAATCCATCTTGGCT is a window of Shewanella donghaensis DNA encoding:
- a CDS encoding flavocytochrome c, coding for MKMKYLVSAMAVMMLSSGAAVAKGNDLASFHTDMGGCESCHVTGKMKDIKKSMTDSQTHENAQCQDCHGGYADLVNDKLEFDPHASHLGEINCTSCHSGHAKAELTCNNCHNFEMEMPFSEAKAKKKWDAGWNQEKIQKAITKGPVETVDVIVVGGGSAGFNAAISAKMAGANVVLFEKAPYTGGNSMLAAGGINAVGTPQQKAKGIKDSVDWYAEDAMKGGRYKNDPKLVQILAEESAGAVAWLESLGANMDDLKRSGGARVERTHRPSGGASVGPHIIDTLRKAAIERDIEVRVNSRVEKVVLNDDKSIAGVVVHGRHSGYNMVAADSVVLATGGYGMNKQMVAYYRPTMKDMTSSNNVTATGDGVLLAKEIGASMTDIDWVQAHPTIGKDSRILISETVRGVGAIMVNTDGQRFISELTTRDRASDAILKQKDQYAWLVFDEQLVEKKKMVRGYEHLGMLSKANTIEELAKITGMSQLSKTAADYNKYQAAGKDDAFGREDMPINLSKAPFYAVKVAPGIHHTMGGVAVDTDANVLNLQSWKMDGLFAAGEVTGGLHGHNRLGGNAIAETVVFGRKAGENAAKHALEKK